atcatagttcaaaaatgatacaggatTATTACCAGTTTTTGTGAGTGAACTGTGCTGCTTAGCATGGGGCATTTTTTGCTTTCTATAGAATGAAGTATTTAGATTTTGGAGGGAAACTGttccataaatttatttattttaacaacaCAGTGAGGAGGGCTATATTCTAGAAAATGGAGTgaagaaattttgttttcttttttcatgtatttgtaaatgaaaaaagaagacttgacatttaaaattgaaagctGTAGATTTAAAGAGCCTAACTTGAATGAGTTAGCATTTTTCTCTTTGATTATCTTGTAAAAATTAACTATTTTCACACAATATGGTGAGTTACTCTGAATTGATTAACATAAAGTTCTTACTTTTTCTTGAACAATTGAAGGCAGGTCTTGGATTTGGTTTGGATGGGATGCCAGCATAAGGATATGGATAGGGCACCAGCATACGGATAGGGCACCAGCCTAGCTTTGCCTCTAACATGTTGGATTCACAAAAGTATTATAGACTCTTGCAGAAAGTTAaaaatatctccaagtaaaaGTTCATCTATGGAGCAGTCATATAATTTCATCACAACAAAAATCAGCTTGCAGACTAATTTATGAAAGGGTTCAGTAAGAACAAAATTAAAGCACCAATAGAAATGAGATCAACAACTGTAGCCAAGCTACATACGGTAACAACTTTTGCTGTAGTACATGATATGGAAGATCCAGGCATGTTGTAATTGAAGGGGTGGATCTTAAGTCTGTCACACATAGGATGGATTCCACTCCCCGGATGAACTGTTTGAGTTAGTGGTAGGTGGATATAAAGCACTGTAGGGCTGAGATTTTAAGTGTCCATGTGtatgttgaataaaattgtcaaaatgtgGGAGGTGCACTTTGTGTAGTGATCCAGGGGGCTTCAGTTTGGCATACTCTGATCCCATATCAtctaaaaatatagaaataaaattctCATATATTGTTTTCCTATCTAATGTGAGATCTGAGAATGGTACATTTTGACACATGGTTACAATGTTATCTTATATCGATCACATAAAGTTTTACCTTGACGCTGAGGATGActgaggtcaaggtcactgcCCCCTCTCCCGCTGTCTGCAGTAGTTGTGTCCCCTGAAGAATCACTAAAGTTGTCTGTTGATGGCAAATGCTGTCTCTGattgatcaaaataaaataggtttttataagaaaatgtcttttaaaaagagttatttcccttaatGCAATTTTTATCTACAAAgcgatccagaaaatttttccagggggggtccgaaggataattgtgtttgccaggggggggtccgaggcatattttcgcgataattttactatgtaaatttaataaattttcattttccagggggggtcgggacccccccgaccccccctctagatccgcgcatgttttTGTGCAGATATTTTGACTCATACCTGTTTGTGAACAGGGGGTCTGTTAGGTAAAGAATACTGAGATTTGGGGGGTAAACCTTGGAAAGTCGTGGGTGCTCCATCATAATCAGGTTGAAGAGTTGGAGAATTCTAAAGAACAAGAAAAACACAATATGGTTAACATATGATGTTTTTACAGATTGAAGTCTGTCATGAGTCAcattctaattgaattgaaggCTGAGGGGTATATAGAACAATGTCCGGAGGTAGTTGTCCACGACCGGCTACCATATTGACCCAATATTCTGTGCTGCTATTTGTTCCCCAAATTTTTAATCCCTTCTTAAAACAGCCCTAGGATATTATACCCCCTATCTGTTGTTGACTGCCATGCCATAGATCTGAATAGCAAAGTCCCGTCAAATAGAATATTTCTACTTGGTACATCTGTTGTGCAAGATCAGATTTCTGGTATTGACACAGCAATTAAGGAAGAATGAGAATGGAATGCTCAGGCAAATAAGGGACCAGCCAAATATTGGACTTGTAAATATACCTTTTCCAAATGAAGTACTCGCCAATAAAGGAACAAAGGGCCCAAGAAAGTTAAAGCTAACAATAAGTGTGGTGAGTGGAGAGGGATTTATGTTTTCACCAGTTCCGTAGATCTTATTATGTGTTGTGAATAATAAGAAGTGTCAAGCATCAACTTGAAAGGTTTCCGAAAAACTTGAAATGTAAACCTACCAGTAAACCAGAAGATTGAAATAACTGCAAAACATCAAACATGTTTTCTACAACCTCAACTACTTtgtttatgttatttatttgaattgttGTTAAAACACTTGAAACTGATTGCTCAAAGCTcctgatatatatttaaatccAATAACATTAAtacactggtacatgtacatgttatctgttttaaagaaaatgtcattttttttttcctaaagcTTTTTGAAGACATAAAAAAACGGtgattatttaaattaaagctTAAAAAACAAATTCCCTCCTCCAAcctgaatatatatttatgataaaattgttGTCTATGtaaattttctctatacatcAATAGTAATTAGTTATTAAGTACcagtaattatattttataaaaaaaaaaaagcacccATGAATTCAAAAGAAAAGTTTAGATTACCAAGGGAGACCAGTGCTCCCCATGTTTACCTGAGGGAGGGCCCTGTCGTAGCCCGGGTTGTTGTATGCTGGGAACATGTCCGGGTTCTCCTCATTCAGGGTGAAGCTGACctccttcttcttcttcttggaGGGTGTGTCCCCGGGGTTACACAGAACACCGCTGATGTCCGGAGTGACCTCCATTATAACTTCTGGGATTTTCTCAtcataaaatcttttttctggGCCTTGCTGATGAGATTTTTTTAGTTTCTTGTCCTGGCGACAAAGAATGCAGATGATTGTGAAGATGACTGCGGAGATCAAAATGGTAAAGCAGACAATGATGACGGTGatgacaatatttttgttgcCATTATCCTCGAGAGCTTCTACCATCGTCCCATTTGAGTATTTTAGCACAATATAGAAGTTCGTTGTGTTACTTCTTGGATTATCTCCCTTGTCTCTGACAATAACAGACACAGCAAAAGTAACGTCCATGTTGACATGGTAAGTTTTCTTCAGAGAAATTTTTCCTGTGTTTTTTCCTATGTAGAAAATGTCAAGCTCATTTccattattaaagaaatattccAGCTGACTATTTGGACCTTCTTCATCCAAATCATAGGCCTTGATACTGGCTATAGGAGAACCCACGGGAGCCAGATAGGAAATTGACATCGAATTATTTTCTGTCGAGGGGTATACAATAATTGGAGCATTGTCATTGCTGTCGCCCACTAAAACATTGACCATGATCTGGCTACTAAGTGAGGGGGTACCCAAGTCATGAGCCCAGACCTTAAAGCTATATTTACTACTGAGTTCCCTGTCCAGGGATTTGGTGGATACTATGCTGCCATCGGTGTGAACCGTGAAAGGAACTTGACTGTTAGGTGAGAGAGTGAACACAAGGTCACCGTTCTTCCCTTCATCTTTGTCTGTGGCACTGACTGATCCAATGGTAGTATCAGGATCCGAATTCTCCATCACAAAGAACTGGAACTCTGCTACCTCAAACACAGGGGGGTTATCATTGATGTCACTGATGTTCAGCAGCACTGAGGCAGTGCTGGATTGAGGGGGGCTGCCACCATCCATGGCAATGACAGTAAACTTGTAGAAGAGATTGGTTTCTCTGTCGAATCGCTGATTGGCTGTGATCACCCCTGTCTCTGGATTGATGGCAAACATGTTGTGGGAGTCTGAGTGGAGCTGATATCGTATGGCTGCATTAATGCCTAAATCATCATCAACAGCCAAGACCTGCACAATATAGTCTCCGACAGCATTGTTCTCATTGATAGCAGAGAAGTACATGGCTTGCTTGAACTGTGGACTGTGGTCATTCTCATCCTCAACGCGTACAAGGAAGTGAGAGGCAGACATTAAGACCGGGGTCCCCTGATCCTGACAAGTTACAGTTACATTATGGACGGCTTTACTCTCTCTGTCCAAATCCAACTTTATAAGCACAACATACCCCTTTCCTTGCACAGCCTCCAAAGCAAAAGAATTGTCAGAGATATCACATGTCACTATTCCATTGGAGCCAGAGTCAGTATCTTCAACATTTACATGTGCAATCACTAGCCCTGGTTTGGAGGATTCCGATACGTTGACCATGCCAATACTGTTGGAGGACAAGAAGTTGACTCGTACTATGGGAGGGTTGTTTCCGAAATCCTCAACGGTGATCCTGACGATGCACTGAGACACAGTCGGCTGCTGTCCCAGATCTGTGGCCTCAATACTGATCTCATACACCTTGCCCGCCTCATACACCAAATCCCCCACAACTAGAACATCTCCACTGGTGTCATTGATCgcaaaaatcttctttatttcGTCCAGATCCGACTGAGTTGGACTGAAGTGGTACCTGATCTCAGCATTCTTTCCTTCATCTGCATCAGAGGCAGACACTCTAAGTACAGATGTACCCCTTTTGACTCCTTCCCTGACTTTGGCCTCATATACACTCTGCGTGAAGACTGGGGAGTTATCATTGTCGTCCGTGACCTCCACGGTCACTGACAAAGTCCCTGAGTTAGGGTTCAGTCCTCCATCATAGGCCACAATGCTCACCTGGTACGAGTTTATCTGCTCTCTGTTTAGGATCCTACGTAAAACTAGTTTCAAAATATATCCGCCATCTTTTTTTGTCGCATTTAATCCAAATGGACCGTCACTAGGAACAATTTTATAGCTCTGGATTCTATTTATAGCACTGGAATCAGAGTCTGTTGCTCCTTCTATGCCAATGGTTGTTCCGATGGCTTCTGATTCAGATATCTGCACTGTGATCACATCAGGTTGAAATGTTGGACTCTTGTCATTGATATCCAGAATAAGAATGTTCACTGAGATTATTTCATACTTTGTACTGACACTTGAACGCACCATCACATCAAAATCTAAAGAACAAACTTCTTTAAAGCTGCACTCTGTCTCTCTGTCAATCACAACTGCAGTATAAATGTTTCCATTGTCATTATTGATGGTAAACAAAGAAGCCATTTTGGTTTGGTCCAAGAAATCGTATTTGAGACTTTGGAACTCTTGGTCAGTCATGTTGTTTCCCAGGCTACTCTCCTTTGGAATGTTGCCCACCAGTGTTCCCAGGGGTTCCTCTTCCTGGAGAGTGAAATGGATAGATCCATAGGAGCATGGCAAAAATAACAAACACAAGGCCGACCAAAACAACGACCAAAACAACGCCATCATTTCCTGGGTGTTACTTCACATAACAGATGTCCTTCtaaaataaaaacgaaaaagAAAATGTCACTTAAATCCCCAAATCTTAAatggtattttaaaatatgctctctataaaacaaaataaagacaCTAAATGATACGGAGAGTTCTCAAATTTACCTATTTTCATTTCAACTCATGACCTCTCCCTATCCCTTCATTTCTGactttttcacaattttgagcAGTGCCTGACTTTGTTTTAGTTTACTTAAACCACTGTGACTAACCCTGTCAACTATAACTCTGACATTAATAATCTGATGTTCCACCAAAGCATCATTACCGTCGTCGCGGGGCCTTACAACCCAGACATGCTTCCTCTGGCATTGCTGCCTGTCCTCTGGTGGCCCCGGAGATGGGCACTTTCTATTAATATTGGGGATTTAGCAGGAATGATATTCAATAATACCCGGGCTATTCCTGGGATTACTGGAGCAATATGAATTATGATTGTTTATCAGGGAGTCTCATTGATAAGTCTTGTTGGATTTATCCCCCAGGTTAAGATGACAGATAAGAAAACAATGAGACTTATTAAAAACATTCCTTTCTACCCAATAAAAACAATACAGAACTAACAGAAGACATGGAATTTTCTATCAAAGGTGGAAAAATAAATTAgggtattgatttttttttatccgtgtcatatgtaaaatattaatcttcCATAAACAAATAGTTACATTTCTATGAATCTAAACTACAATGGCTTATGTGAGTCAAAATTGTATTCTTTCATCTTACTGAATAAGTATTTAAATCAATGTAATGCTTGTTTGTTCGGCTATAAAGGAGCGCGGGGAGATGAAACAAAGGGCCGGCCGGTAATGATAGATCACTGGTCACTTATCTCCCTCGTTTACACTGCTGATCTACAGAAGCTTACTAAACAGAAACAAATTGTCAACTTTACTTGACCAGTGCTAACAAATGACAAGATAAAGCCGTGGAATTTATCCATTTCTCACACAAACATCCTAAACCTCTAAATGCCCATCAATCCCAATTGTCTTTGCATAGCCTTTAattatggaacgccaaattaacatatattcaaatatttgtacctatcttcaaataattgtacctatcttcaattaattgtacctatctgcaaatcatttgaagataggtacaattgaattaaagataggtacaattgaattaaagataggtacaattgaattgaagataagtgtaaataattatacctatctctaaataattatacctaggtacaaatgaattatacctaggtacaaatgaattatacctaggtacaaatgaattatacctatcttcaattcaattaaagataggttcaattgaattatacctatctctaattcatttgaagataggtaaaattcatttaaagataggtacaattgatttgaagataggttcaattcagacatatctacaaaggatttgaagataggtacaattcaattatacctaggttcaatttgttttgtgtattgttgaaaataatgaacgctCCCTTGAAGACATTTCAACATGGAGGGAAACGAGGGAAGCACCAACAACCCCTCTATTTGATGGGGTATCAAGTGCCtatagaaatatttgaaaataaagataaaatatattaaaatcatgCATTCTGACTGTATTTTGGTCTTAACGTTCtacataaaacaattaatttaagaaatgaagataataatttttctattgatcgacgtatcgcattgatgaaaaagttttccggtcaattttttctttgatacgccgatcacaggcacgtagcatcgtttttgaaagtgggggggccagacccatccaaaaaatcttgacaagcaaaaaaagggaaatttaaagttttccaaaaatcttcaaaatcctaatccgtggggggggggggggggggggggggggggggggggcggtaacttcaatttcactactcatttcctaattttcataccaatcttttactaacttccaaaaaagtgggggggccaactccattataattcatttttttatatgtaaattttaaaaaattggctgctgcgagaaaaagtgggggggccaggccccccctggccccccctgatgctacgtgcctggatcaacagaaaaattattatcttcatttcttatcatttaataaaacattttcaaatcaaaaactttgaagtgtcattgattaaaaatgtaaataatgtaaatgaagcgtcgaatacaaaacaacaacagcaacaatattcaaaatggatgcgccttcatcTGATGCAGTACTATACAGGGAGTATTCATTATtgccaatattttagtaattgaagataggttcaattcaattgtacctatctttaattcaattgtacctatcttcaattcattgcatttgtacctatcttcaaatcaattgtacctatcttcaaatgaattaaagataggtataattgaattgtacctatctctaattcaatttgaagataggtataattgaattgtacctatctctaattcaatttgaagataggtacaattgaattgaagataggtacaattgaattgaagataggtacaattatttgaagataggtacaaatatttgaatatatgttaatttggcgttccatattTAATGTGATGTaaacgtttattgattttaaaactttattagaAAAATTAGTACCAAATTTGTGTAACTGTGTAATACCTCCTACACAAATTATATATGAGATCAACGCTTATCTCAAAATTTCCTTGAAAATTTAGATATGGTGACATAATCATCGTCAAATAATCCATGCATTAAATGTTAAATCATGGACATGTATATCACTGTGGCTTGGAAGAGTACCaacttcaatttaatttaaaattttctgaaaatgtaCTGATTTTTGAAGATGaatctgaatttttaaaaaacccaccTATTTATgttatttagaataaataattaaaaaaagggaCCAAAACCAataacaatctttttttttattatataagaaatattcacactcataaatttttttttacgaaaatgttatttactactaaatgacaaaaaatatcatggtttgtTAATTTCTGTTAGCCTTATTTTAGTTGAAAAGTCATTACGGAGTtttaattgaagcaaaattgaattattgtcatcctgtacaaaaattgacctgctatatattccttaaaagagaaatctttcttctgacaaaaattaatgatttcttcaaatcttatttatcatagaagtttaagttacatgcagacttatcatactagcaagtttttgcagcaaaataaaattcgaaaaaaaaataagctcat
The nucleotide sequence above comes from Magallana gigas chromosome 2, xbMagGiga1.1, whole genome shotgun sequence. Encoded proteins:
- the LOC105331129 gene encoding protocadherin-9, which gives rise to MMALFWSLFWSALCLLFLPCSYGSIHFTLQEEEPLGTLVGNIPKESSLGNNMTDQEFQSLKYDFLDQTKMASLFTINNDNGNIYTAVVIDRETECSFKEVCSLDFDVMVRSSVSTKYEIISVNILILDINDKSPTFQPDVITVQISESEAIGTTIGIEGATDSDSSAINRIQSYKIVPSDGPFGLNATKKDGGYILKLVLRRILNREQINSYQVSIVAYDGGLNPNSGTLSVTVEVTDDNDNSPVFTQSVYEAKVREGVKRGTSVLRVSASDADEGKNAEIRYHFSPTQSDLDEIKKIFAINDTSGDVLVVGDLVYEAGKVYEISIEATDLGQQPTVSQCIVRITVEDFGNNPPIVRVNFLSSNSIGMVNVSESSKPGLVIAHVNVEDTDSGSNGIVTCDISDNSFALEAVQGKGYVVLIKLDLDRESKAVHNVTVTCQDQGTPVLMSASHFLVRVEDENDHSPQFKQAMYFSAINENNAVGDYIVQVLAVDDDLGINAAIRYQLHSDSHNMFAINPETGVITANQRFDRETNLFYKFTVIAMDGGSPPQSSTASVLLNISDINDNPPVFEVAEFQFFVMENSDPDTTIGSVSATDKDEGKNGDLVFTLSPNSQVPFTVHTDGSIVSTKSLDRELSSKYSFKVWAHDLGTPSLSSQIMVNVLVGDSNDNAPIIVYPSTENNSMSISYLAPVGSPIASIKAYDLDEEGPNSQLEYFFNNGNELDIFYIGKNTGKISLKKTYHVNMDVTFAVSVIVRDKGDNPRSNTTNFYIVLKYSNGTMVEALEDNGNKNIVITVIIVCFTILISAVIFTIICILCRQDKKLKKSHQQGPEKRFYDEKIPEVIMEVTPDISGVLCNPGDTPSKKKKKEVSFTLNEENPDMFPAYNNPGYDRALPQNSPTLQPDYDGAPTTFQGLPPKSQYSLPNRPPVHKQRQHLPSTDNFSDSSGDTTTADSGRGGSDLDLSHPQRQDDMGSEYAKLKPPGSLHKVHLPHFDNFIQHTHGHLKSQPYSALYPPTTNSNSSSGEWNPSYV